A single genomic interval of Paenibacillus macerans harbors:
- a CDS encoding amino acid permease, whose product MAEARGEEEEKGTLRWWQLSLLGVASTIGTGYFLGSGIGIRMAGPSILIAFILAAIGTYTVFEVLARMTADRPEKGSFRSYAKRAFGRWAGFSSGWMYWCSELLIMGSQLTALSLFSRFWFPGMPMWIFAIIYAVLGLAVIFLGNRVFDSMENVLSVIKIAAILMFLIVAGAALMGWIPGGGKAPAFPHTADTFFPTGYRGLWSGFIFAFYAFGGIEVMGMLAVRLRNPKDAPKAGTVMLVLLAIVYLLSIGLALTFISYKAIDPKRSPFITALANYNLPFIPHVFNGVLIVAGFSTMVASLYAVTTMLVTLAKDKDAPLLFARKAWGKRPLYAIGLTAAGLAASVVMSFVMPGRIYEYITTSAGLLLLYNWFFILVTAGRLLKFSAFGRIKRWTGMTLIVLAVLGTLFHGTSRSGFWGSLIFIAVIGMVTLIMQFAVWKRRKIARRRQGKPLVLRPKRTT is encoded by the coding sequence ATGGCAGAAGCGAGGGGCGAAGAGGAAGAAAAGGGGACCCTCCGATGGTGGCAGCTGTCCCTGCTTGGGGTGGCGTCCACGATCGGGACGGGGTATTTTCTGGGTTCGGGAATCGGCATTCGCATGGCCGGACCGTCGATTCTGATTGCTTTTATCCTTGCGGCCATCGGCACTTATACGGTGTTCGAGGTCCTGGCCCGCATGACGGCGGACCGCCCGGAGAAGGGGTCCTTCCGTTCCTATGCGAAACGGGCGTTTGGCCGTTGGGCCGGTTTTTCCAGCGGTTGGATGTACTGGTGCTCCGAACTGCTTATCATGGGCAGCCAATTGACCGCTTTATCCCTGTTTTCGCGGTTTTGGTTTCCCGGCATGCCGATGTGGATTTTTGCGATTATTTATGCCGTGCTTGGATTAGCCGTTATCTTTTTGGGCAACCGGGTATTCGATTCGATGGAAAATGTGCTGTCCGTCATCAAAATCGCCGCGATTTTGATGTTCCTGATTGTGGCCGGGGCGGCGCTCATGGGATGGATACCGGGAGGCGGCAAAGCCCCGGCGTTTCCGCATACGGCGGACACCTTTTTCCCTACCGGCTACCGCGGTTTGTGGTCAGGGTTTATTTTCGCGTTTTATGCCTTTGGCGGTATTGAAGTGATGGGCATGCTGGCGGTGCGCCTACGGAACCCGAAGGATGCGCCGAAGGCGGGCACGGTGATGCTGGTGCTGCTGGCGATCGTGTATTTGCTGTCGATCGGGCTCGCGCTGACCTTCATTTCGTATAAGGCCATCGATCCGAAACGCAGCCCGTTCATTACGGCTTTGGCGAATTACAATCTTCCGTTTATCCCGCATGTTTTTAACGGTGTGCTGATCGTCGCCGGATTCTCCACGATGGTGGCCTCCTTGTATGCCGTAACGACGATGCTGGTCACCCTGGCCAAAGACAAGGATGCGCCCCTGTTGTTCGCCCGTAAAGCCTGGGGTAAACGGCCTTTGTACGCGATCGGCCTGACCGCCGCCGGGCTGGCCGCTTCCGTTGTGATGTCGTTCGTGATGCCCGGGCGCATTTACGAGTACATTACCACCTCTGCCGGATTGCTGCTGCTTTACAACTGGTTTTTCATCTTGGTCACGGCGGGCAGGCTGCTGAAGTTCAGCGCGTTTGGCCGGATCAAACGCTGGACGGGCATGACGCTTATCGTGCTTGCGGTGCTCGGTACACTATTCCACGGTACAAGCCGCTCCGGTTTTTGGGGCAGCTTGATTTTTATTGCCGTCATCGGCATGGTCACGCTAATTATGCAGTTTGCCGTTTGGAAGCGCCGGAAAATCGCAAGACGGCGGCAAGGCAAACCGCTGGTGCTGCGCCCGAAGCGCACGACATAA
- a CDS encoding SDR family oxidoreductase produces MDLKDMQREKPLQGKVAVVAGATRGAGRGIAVMLGAAGATVYCTGRSVRGQASDIGRSETIDDTAEMVTARGGKGIAVRTDHTSEEQVQALFARVEEQQEGRLDILVNDIWGGENLTHWNTPFWEQPLADGLLMQERAVKAHLITSYYGVPLMVKRREGLVIEITDGSTYNYRGNLYYSLAKISPIHLAAAMAEELRPYNVTALAVTPGFLRSEQMLDYFGVAESNWRDAIQKEPHYAESETPYFVGQAVAALAADPQVAAKAGKSLTSWDLSDEYGFADIDGRKPHWGNYARRQGLPVN; encoded by the coding sequence GCAAAGAGAAAAACCGCTGCAGGGGAAAGTGGCGGTCGTCGCCGGGGCTACGCGGGGAGCGGGGCGGGGCATCGCCGTCATGCTGGGCGCCGCCGGAGCGACCGTCTACTGCACCGGGCGCAGCGTTCGCGGACAGGCGTCGGATATCGGCCGCAGCGAGACGATCGATGACACGGCCGAAATGGTTACGGCCCGCGGCGGCAAAGGCATTGCCGTACGCACGGACCATACCTCCGAGGAACAGGTGCAGGCTTTGTTTGCGCGGGTGGAGGAGCAGCAGGAGGGGCGTCTCGACATTCTCGTCAACGATATTTGGGGCGGAGAAAATCTGACCCATTGGAACACCCCGTTTTGGGAGCAGCCGCTGGCCGACGGCCTGCTGATGCAGGAGCGGGCGGTCAAAGCGCATTTGATAACGAGTTATTACGGCGTTCCGTTGATGGTGAAGCGGAGGGAAGGGCTTGTCATCGAGATTACCGACGGTTCCACCTACAATTATCGCGGCAATCTGTATTACAGTCTGGCGAAAATATCGCCGATCCACCTGGCCGCCGCCATGGCCGAGGAACTGCGGCCTTATAACGTGACGGCGCTGGCGGTTACCCCCGGGTTTTTGCGGTCCGAACAGATGCTGGATTATTTCGGCGTTGCCGAGAGCAACTGGCGGGACGCTATTCAGAAGGAGCCGCATTACGCCGAATCGGAAACGCCGTATTTCGTAGGCCAGGCGGTGGCTGCATTGGCTGCGGACCCGCAGGTTGCCGCCAAAGCCGGTAAGTCGCTAACCAGTTGGGATTTATCCGACGAGTACGGATTCGCCGACATCGACGGCCGTAAGCCGCATTGGGGCAACTACGCGCGGCGGCAGGGTCTGCCGGTCAACTGA
- a CDS encoding SulP family inorganic anion transporter — translation MLKQLHIKRAWFSNTQSDILSGLTVAFALIPEAIAFSILAGVSPMVGLYASFTIAVVIAFAGGRPGMISAATGAMALLMGGLVRDHGIEYLFAATILAGILQIIMGMLRLGKFISFLPHSVMTGFVNALAILIFMAQLTHFSGQGWMMYALVALTLAIIYLFPLITKAVPSALVAIIAVSVLAISLRLDVKTVGDMGEMTASLPVFHIPDVAVSWEMLKTIFPVSLSLAFVGLLESLMTATLIDDITNTSSSKNREMKGQGLANIVTGFFGGMAGCAMIGQSMVNMKSGGRTRLSTLVSGIGLLFLVIVLGDVVKQIPMAALVGVMFMVSIGTFDWSSLKSLPKIPLSDALIMAITVVAVVATDNLSIGVGIGVLLSALVFAWKMASIRISVSLEQGVKTYTVTGQMFFGTVSHFLNEFDPEGDPEHVTVDFAKSHVWDQSAVNAISKLLHKYRLQGKNVTIVGLNEESTRLVERIGLSTPAGHG, via the coding sequence TTGCTAAAACAACTTCATATTAAGCGGGCCTGGTTTTCGAATACGCAAAGCGATATTCTGTCCGGATTGACGGTTGCTTTCGCCTTGATTCCCGAAGCGATCGCCTTTTCCATTTTGGCCGGCGTCAGCCCGATGGTCGGGCTTTACGCCTCGTTCACAATCGCGGTCGTGATCGCTTTCGCCGGCGGGCGCCCGGGCATGATCTCGGCGGCTACCGGCGCGATGGCGCTGCTGATGGGCGGTCTCGTCCGCGACCATGGCATCGAATATTTATTCGCCGCCACGATTTTGGCCGGGATCCTGCAGATCATCATGGGCATGCTGAGACTGGGAAAATTCATCAGCTTTTTGCCGCATTCGGTCATGACCGGCTTTGTGAACGCGCTGGCGATTTTGATCTTTATGGCGCAGCTGACGCATTTTTCCGGCCAAGGGTGGATGATGTACGCGCTGGTGGCGTTGACGCTGGCGATCATTTACCTTTTTCCGCTGATCACCAAGGCGGTTCCGTCCGCCCTTGTGGCGATCATTGCCGTATCGGTGCTCGCGATCTCGCTGCGCCTTGATGTCAAAACCGTAGGCGACATGGGGGAAATGACGGCGTCCTTGCCCGTTTTCCATATTCCCGATGTCGCGGTTTCCTGGGAGATGCTGAAAACCATTTTCCCGGTGTCGCTGTCGCTGGCCTTTGTCGGCCTGTTGGAGTCGCTGATGACGGCGACGCTGATCGATGACATCACAAATACATCCAGCAGTAAAAACCGGGAAATGAAAGGCCAGGGCCTGGCCAACATCGTGACCGGATTTTTCGGCGGCATGGCCGGCTGCGCGATGATCGGACAGTCGATGGTCAATATGAAATCCGGCGGACGGACGCGGCTGTCCACGCTGGTGTCCGGCATCGGCCTGCTGTTTCTCGTCATCGTGCTTGGGGACGTCGTCAAGCAAATCCCGATGGCGGCGCTCGTCGGCGTCATGTTTATGGTATCCATCGGGACGTTCGATTGGAGCTCCCTCAAATCGCTGCCCAAAATTCCGCTGTCCGACGCGCTGATTATGGCGATCACGGTTGTGGCCGTGGTCGCTACCGATAATTTGTCCATCGGCGTAGGGATCGGCGTGCTGCTGAGCGCGCTCGTGTTCGCCTGGAAGATGGCGAGCATCCGCATCTCCGTAAGCCTGGAACAGGGAGTTAAAACGTATACCGTAACCGGGCAGATGTTTTTTGGCACGGTGTCCCATTTTTTAAATGAATTCGATCCCGAAGGCGATCCGGAGCATGTGACCGTCGATTTCGCGAAATCGCATGTCTGGGACCAGTCGGCGGTTAACGCGATTTCCAAATTGCTGCACAAGTACCGGCTGCAAGGCAAAAACGTTACGATTGTCGGGCTCAACGAAGAAAGCACCCGGCTCGTCGAACGCATCGGTTTGTCTACGCCGGCCGGGCATGGTTGA
- a CDS encoding HAMP domain-containing sensor histidine kinase, with the protein MNSPKPNKSNFGQRWRSLFLPGSLRFQLLSRSLFILAALLVLIGAFQYVIMKDFIYKNQAEKMASQMRGPLREVFDRSGQTPEHWEGEGQRPAPAGPGAGAGSGNKNVPEPRPLLFLPDSSLAIINSDYKFIDLASETGITAPRLTDSEYGKLFNRNWGKSRPGEYRVMKDGEGNEQLVVFREVVFPGDNGEQAWLVQMGIYTAPMLKVVFRQLLTFAGLSLLALAGGLALYFPVLRRTLNPLNQMVKTVEDTNAGNLGNRFPAASGQSEIDRLGVSFNGMMERLENAFEAEREAKEQMRRFVADASHELRTPLTSIHGFLEVLLRGAADQPEQLHAALNSMLGESGRMKKLVEDLLTLAKLDRTPVVQRTQVLLDELIREMEPHLRMLAEDREVRFALHPGLAAMCDNDKIKQVVLNLFHNAVQHTDRQTGRIAVTLTHEPGRALLQVKDNGPGIAKEHLPHVFERFYRSDASRTRKQGGAGLGLAISQSIVEAHGGQISAASELGAGATFTVVLPAL; encoded by the coding sequence ATGAATAGCCCCAAACCCAACAAAAGCAATTTTGGGCAAAGATGGCGAAGCTTGTTTTTGCCGGGTTCGCTGCGGTTTCAACTGCTGTCGCGTTCCCTGTTCATTTTGGCCGCTTTGCTCGTTTTGATCGGAGCGTTCCAATACGTAATTATGAAGGATTTTATATATAAAAATCAGGCCGAGAAAATGGCTTCACAGATGAGAGGTCCGTTAAGAGAAGTGTTCGACCGGAGCGGGCAAACTCCCGAGCATTGGGAAGGCGAAGGGCAAAGACCTGCGCCTGCAGGCCCCGGGGCCGGGGCCGGGTCCGGAAACAAAAACGTTCCGGAGCCGCGTCCGCTCCTGTTTTTGCCCGATTCCTCGCTGGCCATCATCAACTCCGATTATAAATTTATCGATTTGGCCTCCGAAACGGGCATTACCGCCCCCCGCCTGACCGATAGCGAATACGGAAAGCTGTTTAACCGGAACTGGGGCAAATCGCGTCCTGGCGAATACCGTGTCATGAAGGACGGGGAAGGCAACGAGCAGCTTGTCGTATTCCGCGAAGTGGTGTTTCCCGGGGACAACGGGGAGCAGGCCTGGCTTGTGCAAATGGGGATTTACACCGCTCCGATGCTGAAGGTGGTGTTTCGGCAGCTGCTGACGTTCGCCGGGCTTTCCCTGCTCGCGTTAGCCGGGGGATTGGCGTTGTATTTCCCGGTGTTGCGGCGCACGCTTAATCCTTTGAACCAGATGGTCAAAACGGTGGAGGATACGAATGCCGGCAATCTCGGCAACCGTTTTCCGGCGGCTTCGGGGCAATCGGAAATCGACCGGCTCGGCGTTTCGTTTAACGGGATGATGGAGCGGCTGGAGAACGCCTTTGAGGCGGAGCGGGAGGCGAAGGAGCAGATGCGCCGCTTCGTCGCCGACGCCTCCCATGAGCTGCGCACCCCGCTGACCTCGATTCACGGGTTCCTCGAAGTGTTGCTGCGCGGGGCCGCCGACCAGCCGGAGCAGCTTCACGCGGCGCTGAACAGCATGCTTGGCGAATCGGGGCGGATGAAGAAGCTGGTGGAGGACCTGCTGACGCTGGCCAAATTGGACCGCACTCCGGTCGTGCAGCGGACGCAGGTTCTGCTGGACGAATTGATAAGGGAAATGGAACCGCACCTCCGGATGCTGGCCGAAGACCGGGAGGTCCGGTTTGCGCTGCATCCGGGGCTGGCCGCGATGTGCGACAACGATAAAATCAAACAGGTCGTGCTGAACCTGTTTCATAACGCCGTTCAGCATACCGACCGGCAAACCGGCCGGATTGCGGTAACCTTGACTCACGAGCCCGGACGGGCACTGCTTCAGGTCAAGGATAACGGGCCGGGGATCGCCAAAGAGCATCTGCCTCACGTCTTCGAGCGGTTTTACCGCAGCGACGCCTCGCGGACGCGCAAACAAGGCGGCGCCGGACTGGGGCTGGCGATCTCCCAGTCGATCGTCGAAGCGCACGGCGGGCAAATCTCCGCAGCCAGCGAACTTGGGGCGGGAGCGACGTTTACCGTTGTGCTGCCGGCGCTGTAG
- a CDS encoding manganese-dependent inorganic pyrophosphatase, producing the protein MEKVLIFGHKNPDTDTICSAIAYADLKSKLGWNVEPVRLGEVNGETAFALERFGFAAPRLVEAVAGEAKEVILVDHNERQQSVSDIDQVRVVEVIDHHRIANFETSGPLYYRAEPVGCTATILGKMYKENGIEVPANIAGLMLSAIISDSLLFKSPTCTEQDVAAARELAGIAGVNAEEYGLDMLKAGADLSDKTIEQLITLDAKEFDMGGSKVEIAQVNAVDVNDVLSRQSEIEAALNGIIERKGLDLFLFVVTDILNNDSVGLALGKAADAVEQAYSVKLAGNKAVLKGVVSRKSQIVPVLTDIFNKR; encoded by the coding sequence ATGGAAAAAGTGTTGATTTTCGGACATAAAAATCCGGACACGGATACGATCTGCTCGGCGATCGCCTATGCCGATTTGAAATCGAAGCTGGGCTGGAACGTGGAGCCGGTGCGGCTTGGGGAAGTGAACGGGGAAACGGCGTTTGCGCTGGAGCGGTTCGGCTTTGCCGCGCCCCGGCTGGTGGAAGCGGTGGCCGGGGAGGCGAAGGAGGTCATTTTGGTCGACCACAACGAACGTCAGCAAAGCGTGTCCGACATCGATCAGGTTCGCGTGGTCGAAGTTATCGACCATCACCGGATCGCCAATTTTGAAACGAGCGGCCCGCTCTACTATCGCGCTGAGCCGGTAGGCTGTACGGCAACGATTCTGGGCAAAATGTACAAGGAAAACGGCATCGAAGTTCCGGCCAATATCGCCGGGCTGATGTTGTCCGCGATCATTTCCGACTCGCTGCTGTTCAAATCGCCGACCTGCACCGAGCAGGATGTGGCCGCAGCCCGCGAACTGGCCGGCATCGCCGGCGTCAACGCGGAGGAATACGGACTCGATATGCTGAAAGCCGGGGCCGATCTGAGCGACAAGACGATCGAACAGTTGATTACGCTTGACGCCAAGGAGTTCGACATGGGCGGGTCTAAGGTGGAAATCGCTCAGGTGAACGCGGTGGACGTAAACGACGTCCTGTCGCGGCAAAGCGAAATCGAAGCCGCGTTAAACGGCATCATCGAACGTAAAGGATTGGACTTGTTTTTGTTCGTCGTCACCGACATTCTGAACAACGATTCCGTGGGCCTGGCGCTCGGAAAAGCGGCCGACGCGGTTGAGCAGGCGTACAGCGTCAAGCTGGCCGGCAACAAGGCGGTGCTGAAAGGCGTCGTATCCCGCAAGTCGCAAATCGTGCCGGTGCTGACCGACATTTTCAACAAGCGTTAA
- a CDS encoding response regulator transcription factor — protein sequence MNNVKGAKILLVDDEPHIVQFLELGLANEGFEVRTAADGMSAVSVAAEFQPHVVVLDVMMPGMDGWEVCRLVRKNGDNVAIIMLTAKDEVDDRVKGLTIGADDYVVKPFSFEELLARIGARLRNQFPALFGEVVIGPFRLDDRRKEIIYREQPLELSPTEYELLKYLILNHGIVLSKTTILDKVWGYDFGGEENIVEVYIRSLREKLHDKEHRLIRTLRGAGYRVDLP from the coding sequence ATGAATAACGTGAAAGGCGCAAAAATATTGCTGGTGGACGACGAGCCGCATATCGTGCAGTTTCTGGAGCTGGGTCTGGCGAATGAAGGCTTTGAGGTCCGGACCGCGGCGGACGGGATGAGCGCCGTCAGCGTGGCGGCGGAATTTCAACCGCATGTCGTTGTGCTGGACGTCATGATGCCGGGTATGGACGGCTGGGAAGTGTGCCGGCTGGTGCGCAAAAACGGAGACAACGTCGCGATCATTATGCTGACGGCCAAGGACGAAGTGGACGACCGGGTGAAGGGGCTGACGATCGGCGCCGACGATTACGTCGTCAAGCCGTTCAGCTTCGAGGAGCTGCTGGCCCGCATCGGGGCGCGCCTGCGCAACCAGTTTCCGGCGCTGTTCGGCGAAGTCGTTATCGGACCATTCCGCCTGGACGACCGGAGAAAAGAAATTATATACCGGGAGCAGCCGCTGGAGCTGTCCCCGACCGAATACGAGCTGCTCAAATACCTGATCCTCAACCACGGGATCGTGCTTAGCAAAACCACGATATTGGATAAAGTATGGGGGTACGATTTCGGCGGCGAGGAAAATATCGTGGAAGTCTATATCCGCTCGCTTCGGGAAAAATTGCACGACAAAGAGCACCGGCTGATCCGCACGCTTCGCGGCGCGGGCTATCGCGTCGATTTGCCCTGA
- the hflX gene encoding GTPase HflX, with protein MEQQQLEQKAILVGVNLNHQEDFEYSMEELANLAEACDIEVVGTLAQNLLKINTSHYIGTGKLTEVRALLEAHEGNLVIFNDELSPSQIRNLEADLDCKVIDRTVLILDIFAQRAKTREAQLQVEVAQLKYMLPRLVGLRESLGRQSGGVGTKNRGAGETRLELDRRRIEEKITALSKELELLVAHRQTQRKQRKKNELPVVSLVGYTNAGKSTIMNALMELYNPSPEKLVLEKDMLFATLETSVRSIPLQDNKAFLLTDTVGFVSKLPHHLIKAFRSTLEEVAEADLLIHVVDYSNPEYERLIEITNRTLKEIGITDIPTVYAYNKSDLTDQAIPEVRGDIVYMAAKPRIGLQELVSEIRSRIFKDYVQCQMMIPYDQGALVSYFNEHANVLETSYEPEGTKLSLECKLSDYGKYKEYVIEALK; from the coding sequence ATGGAACAACAACAGCTCGAACAAAAAGCCATCTTGGTTGGCGTGAACTTAAACCATCAGGAAGATTTCGAATACTCTATGGAGGAACTGGCGAATTTGGCGGAAGCCTGCGACATCGAAGTCGTTGGGACGCTTGCGCAAAATCTGCTCAAAATCAATACCTCGCATTATATCGGAACGGGGAAATTAACCGAGGTCAGGGCGCTGCTTGAGGCGCACGAAGGCAATCTCGTAATTTTCAACGATGAGTTGTCCCCTTCGCAAATCCGCAATCTGGAGGCGGACCTGGATTGCAAAGTGATCGACCGGACTGTGCTGATCCTCGATATTTTTGCGCAGCGGGCCAAAACCCGGGAAGCGCAGCTGCAGGTGGAGGTCGCGCAGCTCAAATACATGCTGCCGCGCCTCGTCGGGCTGCGGGAGTCGCTGGGCCGCCAGAGCGGCGGCGTCGGCACGAAAAACCGCGGCGCCGGGGAAACGCGCCTCGAGCTTGACCGCCGGCGGATCGAGGAGAAAATTACGGCGCTCAGCAAGGAACTGGAGCTGCTTGTGGCGCATCGGCAAACGCAGCGCAAGCAGCGCAAAAAAAACGAACTGCCCGTCGTCTCGCTGGTCGGCTACACCAATGCGGGCAAATCGACGATCATGAACGCGCTGATGGAGCTGTACAACCCGTCCCCGGAAAAGCTCGTGCTGGAGAAGGATATGCTGTTCGCCACGCTGGAAACGTCGGTCCGCAGCATTCCGCTTCAGGATAACAAAGCTTTTTTGCTGACCGATACGGTCGGGTTTGTCAGCAAGCTGCCGCACCATCTGATCAAAGCGTTCCGCTCGACGCTGGAGGAGGTGGCGGAAGCCGACCTGCTCATCCACGTCGTCGATTATTCCAACCCGGAGTACGAACGGCTGATCGAAATCACAAACCGGACGCTGAAGGAGATCGGCATAACGGACATTCCCACGGTTTATGCCTACAATAAATCCGATCTGACCGATCAGGCTATTCCGGAGGTTCGCGGAGATATCGTCTATATGGCCGCAAAACCCCGGATCGGCCTCCAGGAGCTGGTCTCCGAGATCCGCAGCCGGATTTTCAAAGACTATGTGCAATGTCAAATGATGATCCCTTACGATCAGGGGGCATTGGTTTCTTACTTTAACGAGCACGCCAACGTCTTGGAAACGAGCTATGAGCCGGAGGGCACGAAACTGTCCCTGGAATGCAAGCTTAGCGATTACGGAAAATACAAGGAATACGTGATCGAGGCGTTGAAATAA
- a CDS encoding GNAT family N-acetyltransferase, giving the protein MSDMLVKLYDLPPFEPVEQYEARTGVTIRRAIAPEKHVVAKWVGEHFSPFWVSECEVAFARAPITCIIAIDNGKLLGFACYDTTAKGFFGPTGVDEQERGRGIGKMLLLHTLDLMRLDGYGYAAIGGAGPKDFYAKAAGAVVIEGSEPGIYKGMLR; this is encoded by the coding sequence ATGTCGGATATGCTGGTCAAGTTGTACGATTTGCCGCCTTTTGAACCGGTGGAGCAATATGAAGCGCGCACGGGGGTGACGATCCGGCGGGCGATCGCCCCGGAAAAGCACGTCGTCGCCAAATGGGTCGGCGAGCATTTCAGCCCGTTTTGGGTCAGCGAATGCGAAGTGGCTTTTGCCCGGGCGCCGATCACCTGCATCATCGCCATCGATAACGGCAAACTGCTCGGCTTTGCCTGTTACGACACGACGGCCAAAGGATTCTTCGGCCCCACCGGGGTCGATGAACAGGAGCGCGGCAGAGGCATCGGCAAAATGCTGCTGCTGCACACCCTCGATTTGATGCGTCTCGACGGCTACGGATATGCGGCGATCGGCGGGGCGGGGCCCAAGGACTTTTACGCCAAAGCGGCGGGCGCGGTCGTGATCGAAGGCTCGGAGCCGGGGATTTATAAAGGAATGCTTCGCTAG
- a CDS encoding MFS transporter yields MTNQAHASPAPSLFRNKFYQTILISNIFLQIGIWVRNFAILMFVSEKTHNDPLAISLISVVEFAPIFVFSFIGGAFADRWKPKKTMIWCDFLSAVSVFVVLITLLYESWETVYFATFISAILSQFSQPSVMKLFKQHVHPDQVQQGMALFQSLIAIFMVLGPSLGIFAYHQFGIHLSIGVMGVAFLLSAVVLFRIPADETPEEKSPRQSNIRQELAAGFRYVWGSPVLKVLGATFAIAGFSVGTIQTLGLFLVTENLGKSEEFLQFLLMVNGIAMLIGGAVVMTLAKRIPPQILLAFGITISALCIAGMGFSTSVPLTLTLQFINGLTMPCIQIGINTLILQWTEQEYVGRVNGVLSPMFMGMMVIMMSLSGVLKKFFPLVGIYAVSGIIMLAGAAILIPIFKYKKPAPAPTPAAEQP; encoded by the coding sequence ATGACTAATCAAGCGCATGCTTCCCCCGCTCCCAGTTTGTTTCGCAACAAATTTTACCAGACGATTCTGATCTCCAACATTTTTTTGCAGATTGGGATCTGGGTCCGCAATTTCGCCATTTTGATGTTCGTTTCGGAAAAAACGCATAACGACCCGCTGGCCATCTCGCTGATTTCGGTGGTGGAGTTTGCGCCGATTTTTGTGTTTTCCTTTATCGGTGGCGCCTTTGCCGACCGTTGGAAACCGAAAAAAACGATGATCTGGTGCGACTTTCTTTCTGCGGTGTCGGTGTTTGTCGTATTGATCACGCTATTGTACGAATCATGGGAAACCGTTTATTTCGCCACCTTCATTTCGGCGATTTTGTCGCAGTTCTCTCAGCCGTCGGTGATGAAGCTGTTCAAGCAGCACGTCCATCCCGATCAGGTGCAGCAAGGCATGGCCCTGTTCCAGTCGCTGATCGCCATCTTTATGGTGCTGGGGCCGTCGCTCGGCATCTTTGCTTATCATCAATTTGGCATTCATCTTTCGATCGGCGTGATGGGCGTGGCCTTTCTGCTGTCAGCGGTTGTTCTGTTCCGCATCCCGGCCGATGAAACGCCGGAAGAAAAATCGCCCCGGCAATCGAATATCCGCCAGGAACTGGCGGCCGGCTTCCGCTACGTCTGGGGCAGCCCGGTGCTCAAAGTGCTCGGCGCGACCTTTGCGATCGCCGGTTTTTCCGTCGGTACGATTCAGACATTGGGGTTGTTTTTAGTCACGGAAAACCTGGGGAAAAGCGAGGAGTTCCTGCAATTTCTGCTGATGGTGAACGGGATCGCCATGCTGATCGGCGGAGCGGTCGTCATGACGCTGGCCAAACGCATCCCGCCGCAGATCCTGCTGGCGTTCGGAATAACGATCAGCGCGTTGTGTATCGCCGGCATGGGCTTCTCGACAAGCGTTCCGCTCACCTTGACGCTGCAATTTATTAACGGCCTGACGATGCCCTGCATCCAAATCGGCATTAACACGCTCATTCTGCAATGGACGGAGCAGGAATACGTCGGGCGCGTCAACGGCGTGCTTAGCCCGATGTTCATGGGCATGATGGTCATCATGATGTCGTTGTCCGGCGTGCTCAAAAAGTTTTTCCCGCTGGTCGGCATCTATGCGGTCTCCGGCATCATCATGCTGGCCGGGGCGGCGATTCTGATCCCGATCTTCAAATATAAAAAGCCGGCTCCGGCCCCTACTCCGGCGGCCGAGCAGCCGTAG
- a CDS encoding DUF2500 domain-containing protein: MSGFHPLFGGAGFGGDFGGGFGGGFDFMFTLVPIFIGIIFVIVIVGLIGSGVKYVQNARSPRETRYARIVSKRMDVRHSSSSHHGDNHMHSSSSRTYYYITLEFDNGQRVEYLDVKNLYGLVAEGDAGYAAVQGDWIVAFERDMAQNRSGGTF, from the coding sequence ATGAGCGGTTTTCATCCGCTGTTTGGCGGTGCAGGCTTTGGAGGGGATTTTGGAGGTGGCTTTGGAGGCGGTTTTGATTTTATGTTTACGCTGGTCCCGATTTTTATAGGCATTATCTTCGTTATCGTGATTGTAGGGCTCATCGGAAGCGGCGTCAAATATGTCCAAAACGCCCGCTCCCCCCGCGAAACCCGGTATGCCCGCATCGTGTCCAAACGGATGGACGTCCGGCACAGCTCATCAAGCCACCACGGCGATAATCATATGCATTCTTCCTCGTCCCGGACGTATTATTACATTACGCTGGAATTCGATAACGGCCAACGCGTGGAGTACCTTGACGTGAAAAACCTGTACGGCCTTGTTGCCGAAGGCGATGCCGGATACGCGGCCGTTCAGGGCGATTGGATCGTGGCGTTCGAACGCGATATGGCGCAAAACCGCAGCGGCGGGACATTTTAA